Proteins encoded by one window of Superficieibacter sp. HKU1:
- the aceA gene encoding isocitrate lyase: MKTRTQQIEALQKEWTHPRWEGINRPYSAEEVVKLRGSVNPECTLAQLGAAKMWRLLNGESKKGYINSLGALTGGQALQQAKAGIEAIYLSGWQVAADANLAASMYPDQSLYPANSVPAVVDRINNTFRRADQIQWSSGIEPNDPRHVDYFLPIVADAEAGFGGVLNAFELMKSMITAGAAAVHFEDQLASVKKCGHMGGKVLVPTQEAIQKLVAARLAADVMGVPTVLIARTDADAADLITSDCDAYDSEFITGERTSEGFYRTRAGIEQAISRGLAYAPYADLVWCETSTPDLELARRFADAIHAKYPGKLLAYNCSPSFNWQKNLDDKTIASFQQQLSEMGYKYQFITLAGIHSMWFNMFDLAHAYAQGEGMKHYVEKVQQPEFAASKEGYTFASHQQEVGTGYFDKVTTIIQGGASSVTALTGSTEESQF, translated from the coding sequence ATGAAAACGCGTACCCAACAAATCGAAGCATTACAAAAAGAATGGACACATCCGCGCTGGGAGGGCATTAACCGCCCGTACAGTGCGGAGGAAGTGGTGAAATTACGCGGATCGGTTAACCCGGAGTGCACGCTGGCGCAGCTTGGTGCGGCCAAAATGTGGCGCTTGCTGAATGGTGAATCGAAAAAAGGGTATATCAACAGCCTCGGCGCGCTGACTGGCGGTCAGGCGTTGCAGCAGGCGAAAGCCGGGATCGAAGCGATCTATCTTTCTGGCTGGCAGGTGGCGGCAGACGCGAACCTTGCCGCCAGCATGTACCCGGATCAATCGCTGTATCCGGCAAACTCGGTGCCGGCGGTAGTGGATCGGATCAACAATACCTTCCGCCGCGCGGATCAGATCCAGTGGTCGTCCGGTATTGAACCAAACGATCCGCGTCACGTGGATTACTTCCTGCCGATCGTCGCCGATGCGGAAGCCGGTTTTGGCGGCGTGCTGAACGCTTTCGAACTGATGAAATCGATGATTACCGCCGGTGCAGCGGCGGTGCATTTTGAAGATCAGCTCGCCTCCGTGAAGAAATGCGGACACATGGGCGGTAAGGTGCTGGTCCCGACGCAGGAAGCGATTCAGAAACTGGTCGCCGCGCGTCTGGCGGCTGACGTGATGGGCGTTCCGACGGTGCTGATTGCCCGTACCGATGCCGATGCGGCGGATTTAATTACCTCCGACTGTGACGCTTACGACAGTGAATTTATCACCGGCGAGCGCACCAGCGAAGGCTTCTACCGCACTCGTGCGGGTATTGAACAGGCGATCAGCCGCGGTCTGGCCTATGCGCCGTATGCCGATCTCGTGTGGTGTGAAACCTCCACGCCGGACCTTGAGCTTGCCAGACGTTTTGCTGACGCCATCCACGCGAAATACCCCGGTAAACTGCTGGCCTATAACTGCTCGCCGTCGTTTAACTGGCAGAAGAATCTGGACGATAAAACCATCGCCAGCTTCCAGCAGCAACTGTCAGAGATGGGCTACAAGTATCAGTTCATCACCCTGGCAGGCATTCACAGCATGTGGTTCAACATGTTTGACCTGGCGCATGCCTACGCTCAGGGCGAGGGGATGAAACATTACGTCGAGAAAGTACAGCAGCCGGAGTTTGCTGCCAGCAAAGAAGGCTACACCTTTGCTTCGCATCAGCAGGAAGTGGGCACCGGCTACTTTGATAAGGTGACGACCATTATTCAGGGTGGGGCGTCTTCTGTGACCGCGCTGACGGGGTCGACAGAAGAGTCACAGTTCTGA
- the aceB gene encoding malate synthase A produces MTQQAATADELAFNQPYGEQEKQILTPEATEFLSELVSRFTPKRNQLLAARVQQQQNIDNGTLPGFISETDSIRNGDWTIRGVPDDLQDRRVEITGPVERKMVINALNANVKVFMADFEDSLAPDWNKVIDGQINLRDAVNGTISYTNEAGKIYQLKPDPAVLVCRVRGLHLPEKHVTWRGDAIPGSLFDFALYFFHNYNALLAKGSGPYFYLPKTQAWQEAAWWSEVFSYTEDRFNLPRGTIKATLLIETLPAVFQMDEILHALRDHIVGLNCGRWDYIFSYIKTLKNYPDRVLPDRQVVTMDKPFLSAYSRLLIKTCHKRGAFAMGGMAAFIPSKDAARNAQVLNKVKADKALEANNGHDGTWVAHPGLADTAMTIFNDVLGENKNQLFVTRDDDAPITAEELLAPCEGERTEEGMRANIRVAVQYIEAWISGNGCVPIYGLMEDAATAEISRTSIWQWIHHEKTLSNGKPVTKSLFRQMLAEEMQVIQEELGEHRFSSGRFTDAARLMEQITTSDDLIDFLTLPGYRLLA; encoded by the coding sequence ATGACACAACAGGCAGCAACTGCAGATGAACTGGCCTTCAACCAGCCTTACGGCGAGCAGGAAAAGCAAATCCTGACGCCGGAAGCCACAGAGTTTCTCAGCGAACTGGTGTCCAGGTTTACGCCAAAACGCAATCAACTTCTCGCCGCACGCGTTCAGCAGCAGCAGAATATTGATAACGGTACGTTGCCTGGTTTTATTTCGGAAACCGATTCCATTAGAAATGGTGACTGGACTATCCGTGGTGTTCCGGATGATTTGCAGGATCGTCGGGTTGAGATCACCGGCCCGGTTGAGCGCAAGATGGTGATTAACGCTCTTAATGCTAACGTGAAAGTATTTATGGCGGATTTCGAAGATTCGCTGGCTCCCGACTGGAACAAAGTGATCGACGGGCAAATTAATCTGCGCGATGCGGTTAATGGCACCATCAGCTATACCAACGAAGCCGGAAAAATTTATCAGCTCAAGCCCGATCCGGCCGTGCTGGTTTGTCGCGTTCGCGGTCTGCATCTGCCGGAAAAACATGTTACCTGGCGTGGCGACGCGATTCCCGGCAGCCTGTTCGACTTTGCGCTGTACTTTTTCCACAACTACAACGCGTTGCTGGCCAAAGGCAGTGGTCCCTATTTCTACCTGCCTAAAACACAGGCCTGGCAGGAGGCGGCATGGTGGAGCGAAGTCTTCAGCTATACCGAAGATCGTTTTAACCTGCCGCGCGGCACCATCAAAGCCACGTTATTGATTGAAACCTTGCCTGCCGTCTTCCAGATGGACGAGATCCTGCATGCCCTGCGCGATCATATCGTTGGCCTGAACTGCGGCCGCTGGGATTATATCTTCAGCTATATCAAAACGTTGAAAAATTACCCGGACCGCGTGCTGCCTGACCGCCAGGTGGTCACCATGGACAAGCCGTTCCTCAGCGCTTATTCGCGTCTGCTGATTAAAACCTGCCATAAGCGTGGTGCATTTGCGATGGGTGGCATGGCGGCGTTTATTCCCAGCAAAGATGCCGCGCGTAATGCGCAGGTGCTTAACAAAGTGAAAGCGGACAAAGCGCTGGAGGCGAATAACGGTCACGATGGCACCTGGGTAGCTCACCCCGGTCTGGCAGATACGGCGATGACCATTTTCAACGATGTGTTAGGTGAGAACAAAAACCAGCTGTTCGTTACCCGTGACGACGATGCGCCAATTACTGCCGAAGAGTTGCTGGCCCCGTGTGAGGGCGAGCGCACCGAAGAAGGCATGCGCGCCAATATTCGCGTGGCGGTGCAGTACATCGAAGCGTGGATCTCTGGCAACGGCTGCGTGCCGATTTACGGTCTGATGGAAGATGCTGCGACGGCAGAAATTTCCCGTACCTCCATTTGGCAGTGGATCCACCATGAGAAAACGCTGAGCAACGGTAAACCCGTCACCAAATCCCTGTTTCGTCAGATGCTGGCGGAAGAGATGCAGGTGATTCAGGAAGAGCTCGGCGAGCATCGCTTCAGCAGCGGGCGCTTTACTGACGCCGCACGGCTGATGGAGCAGATCACCACTTCAGATGACTTAATCGATTTCCTGACCTTACCCGGCTACCGCCTGTTAGCGTAA
- the metA gene encoding homoserine O-succinyltransferase, whose protein sequence is MPIRVQDELPAVNFLREENVFVMTASRATGQEIRPLKVLILNLMPKKIETENQFLRLLSNSPLQVDIKLLRIDARESRNTPTEHLNNFYCNFDEICHENFDGLIVTGAPLGLVEFNDVTYWPQIKQVLEWAKDHVTSTLFVCWAVQAALNILYGIPKQTRNDKLSGVYEHHILHPHALLTRGFDDTFLAPHSRFADFPAALIRDYTDLEIFAETDSGDAYLFASRDKRIAFVTGHPEYDANTLAGEYFRDVEAGLSPDVPYNYFPKNDPQNKPRATWRSHGNLLFTNWLNYYVYQITPYDLRHMNPTLE, encoded by the coding sequence ATGCCGATTCGGGTGCAGGATGAGCTACCAGCCGTTAATTTTCTGCGTGAAGAAAACGTCTTTGTGATGACGGCATCGCGCGCGACCGGTCAGGAAATTCGTCCGCTGAAGGTACTCATTCTTAATCTGATGCCGAAAAAAATCGAAACGGAAAACCAGTTTTTGCGCCTGCTATCGAACTCGCCGTTACAGGTGGATATTAAACTGCTGCGGATTGACGCACGTGAATCACGTAATACGCCGACTGAGCATCTGAACAATTTCTACTGTAACTTTGATGAGATTTGTCATGAGAACTTTGACGGTCTGATCGTCACCGGGGCACCGCTGGGCCTGGTAGAATTTAATGACGTTACCTACTGGCCGCAGATCAAACAGGTGCTGGAATGGGCCAAAGATCATGTGACCTCAACGCTGTTTGTCTGTTGGGCGGTACAGGCCGCGCTCAACATTCTCTACGGTATCCCGAAGCAAACCCGCAACGACAAACTCTCCGGCGTCTACGAACATCATATTTTACACCCGCATGCGCTGCTGACCCGAGGTTTTGACGACACCTTTCTTGCGCCGCATTCACGCTTCGCGGATTTCCCGGCAGCGCTGATTCGTGATTACACCGACCTGGAGATCTTTGCTGAAACGGACAGCGGAGATGCTTATTTGTTTGCCAGCAGGGATAAACGTATTGCCTTTGTCACCGGTCACCCTGAATATGATGCCAACACGCTCGCTGGTGAATACTTCCGCGATGTAGAAGCCGGTCTAAGTCCGGACGTTCCGTACAACTATTTCCCGAAAAACGATCCGCAGAACAAACCGCGCGCCACATGGCGAAGCCACGGCAATCTGTTATTTACTAACTGGCTCAACTACTACGTCTACCAGATCACACCATACGATCTGCGCCATATGAATCCTACCCTGGAATAA
- a CDS encoding acetyltransferase, whose amino-acid sequence MVISIRRSRHDEVDKLADIWCRSVDATHDFLASSYRAELEKLVRDFLPEAPLWVATTEQDKPLAFMLLTAQHMDALFVDPDFRGEGVGKLLIEHALTLAPELTTNVNEQNHQAVGFYKKMGFSVTGRSEKDDLGQPYPLLHLRYKG is encoded by the coding sequence ATGGTTATTAGCATCCGCCGATCTCGGCATGATGAAGTGGATAAGCTGGCGGATATCTGGTGTCGCTCAGTCGATGCCACGCATGATTTTCTGGCGTCCTCCTACCGGGCGGAGCTGGAGAAACTGGTGCGTGATTTTCTGCCTGAAGCACCGCTATGGGTAGCGACAACAGAGCAGGATAAGCCGCTGGCGTTTATGTTACTTACGGCTCAGCATATGGATGCACTGTTTGTCGATCCTGATTTTCGCGGCGAGGGCGTAGGGAAGCTGCTGATCGAGCATGCGCTAACCCTGGCACCGGAACTTACCACCAACGTGAATGAGCAGAATCATCAGGCCGTGGGATTTTATAAGAAGATGGGGTTTAGCGTGACGGGACGTTCAGAGAAAGATGATCTTGGACAGCCTTATCCATTGCTGCATTTACGGTATAAGGGGTAA
- a CDS encoding YjaA family stress response protein, which translates to MPVLYIQVRKNHIMVRDIERSQDVSGRGAFSNQRLLIAEFSIAEKVLSDLIQQLYPRTWMNSLLRTRRFDIVISALEMNEGGLSQVEERILQEVVSEATMMRYRQLKLHAQSTPLTDSAILAMLEQK; encoded by the coding sequence ATGCCCGTTTTATATATCCAGGTGCGTAAAAACCATATCATGGTGCGTGATATTGAGCGCAGCCAGGACGTCTCTGGTCGGGGAGCCTTTAGCAATCAGCGTCTCCTTATTGCCGAATTTTCCATTGCCGAAAAAGTCCTCTCTGATCTCATCCAACAACTTTATCCGCGTACATGGATGAATTCATTACTGCGCACCCGGCGTTTTGACATTGTAATCAGCGCGCTGGAAATGAATGAAGGCGGATTATCCCAGGTGGAAGAACGCATCCTTCAGGAAGTGGTGTCCGAGGCGACAATGATGAGGTATCGCCAGCTTAAACTGCATGCTCAATCAACTCCTCTGACCGATAGCGCTATACTGGCGATGCTTGAGCAGAAATAA